Proteins encoded together in one Gemmatimonadota bacterium DH-78 window:
- a CDS encoding SusC/RagA family TonB-linked outer membrane protein, with translation MIRPRAWVLGLAFAVIAAPSLTAQETGQVTGQVTAAATMQPLTGAQVFVSGLRLGALTNEQGRYVILNVPAGTHTVRVDIIGYTSLEETVTVTAGGTTTTNFSLEQTAVALEEIVVTGTAAEVRAREVGNALDAVTSRDIENLPVTNPENIIGGRIPGVTVVPPGGQPGTGGTIRIRGQNTASQAPEPLVYIDGVRVYNQPVSLGTASRAAVTALQDINAEDIERVEVIKGASATTLYGTEAAGGVIQIFTKRGVAGSPIWNAELGVGLARMGKVGSDADPTDIFTRCGDPDLLFGLSQSSSSRGERVFFEDPTCPSSGRWFEDGMSNSVSLSVRGGSETVSYFVSSNYSDADGTLPTQNSKDGGFRANMDFRPIDDLSIALNTAYTRRNSRFVEDGNNANGFLLNVGRGTNGNFKGGKGEDCVGVDVLCVSNGYLFDSENTAVSDRYTTGLVLQYEPIDGFSNRFAVGWDYLSVTSEEWEPFGHLRNPGGYYSSSGQAREKLSLDYAGSLRNGFGESVVSTFSWGGQIFRDRARYKFVSTQDFAGPGKPTLTSGGGSTGVSDSQVATTTAGFFLQEVLGFNDQFFVTGGLRVDGNSAFGDDFGLQFYPKVSTSYIVSDHEFWPSDWFDTFKLRAAIGESGKAPGAFDKLRTWSPVTGDEGSAGFTPNDIGNNEVGPERTREFEVGFDASFLRGRFGIEATYYNTRTSDALVPVAYPPSLGFLASRTENVGEIKGSGTEFQLTASLLQTESFEWRVQGNFGFNTNEAVDLAGQELSVDNLAGIREGDPVPSYYGNKIMNPDAFEDPDVESDQLYGAVNPTRVIGLNSTLSLGQSLTVDVLFEHQGGHYLPNYTGYQNGRRGAWYPCYEIQDKIFAAAAGDPGALDDVTALERGKCATNAFGGYNSAFWIESADFWKWRSLAVTYQLPSDLVASFASRASVTFAGTNLLTWTDYSGADPEVEDFYDRSEGGIYDGLTDYGRREYYNIPAPRSFLLSLRVTF, from the coding sequence ATGATCCGCCCCAGGGCCTGGGTCCTGGGACTCGCGTTCGCGGTGATCGCGGCACCCTCTCTCACCGCGCAGGAAACCGGTCAGGTGACCGGTCAGGTGACGGCGGCGGCGACGATGCAGCCGCTCACCGGAGCCCAGGTGTTCGTGTCGGGGCTGCGTCTCGGTGCGCTCACCAACGAACAGGGTCGCTACGTGATCCTGAACGTTCCCGCCGGCACGCACACGGTGCGCGTCGACATCATCGGCTACACCTCGCTCGAAGAGACCGTGACGGTGACGGCGGGCGGGACGACGACCACGAACTTCAGTCTGGAGCAGACGGCGGTGGCTCTGGAGGAGATCGTGGTGACGGGTACGGCGGCCGAGGTCCGGGCGCGCGAGGTGGGCAACGCGCTGGACGCGGTCACCTCGCGCGACATCGAGAACCTTCCGGTGACGAACCCGGAGAACATCATCGGGGGCCGGATTCCGGGGGTGACGGTGGTGCCTCCGGGGGGGCAGCCGGGCACGGGCGGCACGATCCGGATCCGGGGCCAGAACACGGCGTCTCAGGCGCCGGAGCCGCTGGTGTACATCGACGGCGTGCGGGTGTACAACCAGCCGGTGTCGCTGGGCACGGCGTCGCGGGCGGCGGTGACCGCACTGCAGGACATCAACGCCGAAGACATCGAGCGGGTGGAGGTGATCAAGGGCGCGTCGGCGACGACGCTCTACGGCACCGAGGCCGCCGGTGGCGTGATCCAGATCTTCACGAAGCGCGGCGTGGCCGGCTCGCCGATCTGGAACGCCGAGCTCGGGGTGGGGCTCGCCCGCATGGGCAAGGTCGGCTCCGATGCGGACCCGACCGACATCTTCACCAGGTGCGGCGACCCCGATCTGTTGTTCGGGCTCTCTCAGAGCAGCAGTTCGCGTGGCGAGCGGGTCTTTTTCGAGGATCCCACCTGCCCCTCGTCGGGCCGGTGGTTCGAGGACGGGATGTCGAACTCGGTGAGCCTGTCGGTGCGCGGGGGAAGCGAGACGGTGTCGTACTTCGTGTCGAGCAACTACTCCGACGCCGACGGCACGCTTCCGACGCAGAACTCCAAGGACGGTGGTTTCCGGGCGAACATGGACTTCCGTCCGATCGACGACCTGTCGATCGCGCTGAACACCGCCTATACCCGCCGCAACTCGCGCTTCGTGGAGGACGGCAACAACGCGAACGGGTTCCTGCTGAACGTGGGCCGGGGCACGAACGGCAATTTCAAGGGCGGCAAGGGTGAGGACTGCGTGGGGGTCGACGTGCTGTGCGTGTCGAACGGCTACCTCTTCGACTCCGAGAACACGGCCGTGTCGGATCGCTACACGACCGGCCTCGTGCTGCAGTACGAGCCCATCGACGGCTTCTCGAACCGCTTCGCCGTGGGCTGGGACTACCTCTCGGTCACCTCCGAGGAGTGGGAGCCCTTCGGGCACCTGCGAAACCCCGGCGGCTACTACAGCTCGTCGGGCCAGGCCCGCGAGAAGCTGTCGCTGGACTACGCGGGATCGCTGCGCAACGGCTTCGGAGAGAGTGTCGTCTCCACCTTTTCGTGGGGCGGCCAGATCTTCCGCGACCGTGCGCGCTACAAGTTCGTGAGCACGCAGGATTTCGCGGGCCCGGGCAAGCCGACGCTCACCTCGGGCGGCGGCTCGACCGGCGTGTCGGACTCGCAGGTGGCGACCACCACCGCCGGGTTCTTCCTGCAGGAAGTGCTGGGCTTCAACGACCAGTTCTTCGTGACCGGAGGCCTCCGGGTGGACGGCAACTCGGCCTTCGGTGACGACTTCGGCCTGCAGTTCTACCCGAAGGTGTCGACGTCGTACATCGTCTCGGATCACGAGTTCTGGCCGAGCGACTGGTTCGACACCTTCAAGCTGCGCGCGGCGATCGGTGAGTCGGGCAAGGCGCCGGGCGCCTTCGACAAGCTGCGCACCTGGTCGCCGGTGACCGGCGACGAGGGATCGGCCGGCTTCACTCCGAACGACATCGGCAACAACGAAGTCGGTCCGGAGCGCACCCGCGAGTTCGAGGTCGGGTTCGACGCTTCCTTCCTGCGCGGTCGCTTCGGGATCGAGGCCACCTACTACAACACCCGCACGAGCGATGCGCTCGTGCCCGTGGCGTACCCGCCCTCGCTGGGCTTCCTGGCGAGCCGGACGGAGAACGTGGGTGAGATCAAGGGCTCCGGCACGGAGTTTCAGCTCACCGCCTCGCTGCTGCAGACCGAGAGCTTCGAGTGGCGCGTGCAGGGCAACTTCGGCTTCAACACCAATGAAGCCGTCGACCTCGCCGGTCAGGAGCTGTCGGTGGACAACCTGGCGGGGATCCGAGAGGGCGATCCGGTACCCTCGTACTACGGCAACAAGATCATGAACCCCGACGCTTTCGAAGATCCGGACGTCGAGAGCGACCAGCTGTACGGGGCGGTGAACCCGACGCGGGTGATCGGGCTCAACAGCACCCTCTCGCTCGGTCAGAGCCTCACGGTGGACGTGCTCTTCGAGCATCAGGGCGGCCACTACCTGCCCAACTACACGGGCTACCAGAACGGACGCCGCGGCGCATGGTACCCCTGCTACGAGATCCAGGACAAGATCTTCGCGGCGGCGGCCGGCGATCCCGGTGCGCTCGACGATGTCACCGCGCTCGAGCGCGGGAAGTGTGCGACCAACGCCTTCGGCGGATACAACTCGGCCTTCTGGATCGAGAGCGCCGATTTCTGGAAGTGGCGCAGCCTGGCCGTGACCTATCAGCTGCCGTCGGATCTGGTGGCGAGCTTCGCGTCGCGCGCCAGCGTGACCTTCGCGGGCACCAACCTCCTGACCTGGACGGACTACTCGGGTGCGGACCCGGAGGTGGAGGACTTCTACGACCGGTCCGAGGGCGGCATCTACGACGGCCTCACCGACTACGGGCGGCGGGAGTACTACAACATCCCGGCGCCGCGGTCGTTCCTGCTCTCTCTCCGCGTGACCTTCTGA